The uncultured Hyphomonas sp. genome includes a window with the following:
- a CDS encoding efflux RND transporter periplasmic adaptor subunit: protein MNRSTIIAATILVVIVAYFGLRSVMRGSISSHKEEAVAESVDEVPSAVIDILNAEPHLMRITAKGRTEPDKSVTVKAGTTGTVVSTPAREGSFVKAGTLLCGLDVEARSARVKEAEAQRASAEVSYEAAASLAEKGLGPVNQATAAKAQLDAAEATVNAAKVELGKTQIRAPFDGVFETRLAEAGDFLSPGQACGVLVDMDPVIVSVQVSEAEAGKLKTGMTGETLLADGRRFPATLRYVARTASDTTRTFLVEAALDTGDEIVAAGVTSQLVLPVGDVQATKISAGLLTLSDAGQLGLRYVDDTDTVRFAPVAVIDETPNGAWVTGLPDRTRIISLGQDYLSEGASVKPVPAGGAQP, encoded by the coding sequence GTGAACCGTTCGACTATCATCGCCGCAACGATCCTCGTTGTCATCGTCGCCTATTTCGGGCTGCGCAGCGTGATGCGTGGCAGCATCTCCTCTCACAAGGAAGAAGCTGTAGCGGAAAGCGTCGACGAAGTGCCATCCGCCGTCATCGATATACTCAATGCCGAACCGCACCTGATGCGGATCACCGCCAAAGGCCGGACCGAACCGGACAAGAGCGTCACGGTCAAAGCCGGCACGACCGGCACGGTCGTGTCGACGCCGGCCCGGGAAGGCAGCTTCGTCAAGGCCGGCACCCTGCTTTGCGGCCTCGATGTGGAGGCCCGTTCGGCCCGCGTAAAAGAGGCTGAAGCCCAGCGCGCCTCAGCTGAAGTCAGCTACGAAGCCGCCGCCAGCCTTGCTGAAAAGGGCCTCGGCCCGGTCAATCAGGCAACCGCCGCGAAAGCCCAGCTCGACGCCGCCGAAGCCACCGTGAACGCAGCAAAGGTGGAACTCGGCAAGACCCAGATCCGCGCACCATTCGATGGCGTTTTCGAAACCCGCCTCGCTGAAGCCGGTGACTTCCTCTCGCCCGGCCAGGCTTGCGGCGTGCTGGTGGACATGGATCCGGTCATCGTCTCGGTACAGGTTTCCGAAGCCGAAGCCGGCAAACTGAAAACCGGCATGACCGGCGAAACCCTTCTGGCCGATGGCCGCCGGTTCCCGGCAACGCTGCGCTATGTCGCGCGGACTGCCTCTGACACGACGCGGACTTTCCTGGTCGAAGCAGCGCTCGATACGGGCGATGAGATCGTGGCGGCAGGTGTGACGTCCCAGCTGGTCCTTCCGGTCGGCGATGTTCAGGCCACGAAGATTTCCGCCGGCCTGCTGACCCTGTCCGATGCCGGACAGCTGGGTCTGCGCTATGTCGATGACACCGACACTGTCCGTTTTGCGCCTGTTGCCGTGATCGATGAGACGCCGAACGGCGCCTGGGTCACCGGCCTGCCGGACCGGACCCGTATTATCTCGCTCGGACAGGACTATTTGTCTGAGGGCGCAAGTGTGAAACCGGTACCAGCCGGCGGTGCCCAGCCATGA
- a CDS encoding TlyA family RNA methyltransferase has product MKDRADRLLVTLGLFESRASARAAIEAGLVRADGVQVTKPAQEISADAVIEADPAHPYVSRGGLKLAHGLEAFGIDPAGRACLDIGASTGGFTEVLLLNGARHVTAVDVGRGQIHSRIAGDPRVTNLEATDARSLTSDMLPEAPTLLVCDASFISLEKLLEVPLSLAAPGADFVGLFKPQFQVGRDHVGKGGIVTDLAAADAAAERFSDWMKEKGWPIHAWTASPISGGDGNAERLFHAVKV; this is encoded by the coding sequence ATGAAAGATCGTGCAGATCGTCTGCTTGTGACGCTTGGCTTGTTCGAGAGCCGCGCCAGTGCCCGCGCAGCGATCGAGGCGGGCCTTGTGCGCGCAGATGGCGTGCAGGTGACCAAGCCCGCTCAGGAAATCTCAGCCGATGCCGTGATCGAGGCCGATCCGGCGCATCCTTATGTTTCGCGCGGCGGGCTGAAGCTTGCGCACGGGCTGGAGGCTTTCGGTATCGACCCGGCAGGGCGGGCATGTCTGGACATCGGCGCGTCGACCGGCGGCTTTACCGAAGTGCTGCTGCTGAATGGTGCCCGGCATGTCACCGCGGTGGATGTCGGACGCGGGCAGATACATTCGCGGATCGCCGGAGACCCACGCGTCACCAATCTTGAGGCCACCGATGCACGCAGCCTGACCTCAGACATGCTGCCGGAGGCGCCCACGCTTCTCGTGTGCGACGCGAGTTTCATCTCGCTGGAAAAACTGCTGGAGGTGCCGCTGTCGCTCGCTGCGCCGGGGGCGGACTTTGTTGGCCTGTTCAAGCCGCAGTTTCAGGTCGGCCGCGATCATGTCGGCAAGGGCGGCATCGTCACCGACCTCGCCGCCGCCGATGCCGCCGCCGAGCGTTTCAGTGACTGGATGAAAGAAAAAGGCTGGCCTATCCATGCCTGGACGGCCAGCCCGATTTCCGGCGGCGACGGCAATGCCGAGCGCCTGTTTCATGCGGTGAAGGTCTAG
- a CDS encoding amidase family protein — protein sequence MARITRRGVLLGGAAMGALAACGQTGTQTAPEAAVGTTATPAAAPVAPTSSVPAGWIDGTEMAARIASGETTSLAEVNAAIARTNAVNGKLNAVASEIFDIARAEAGNTPAGPFQGVPTFIKDLHNWNGAQTWYGSRAFKGYNPGKDDPLPAKWRAEGVVVLGKSTSPEMGLMASSEALVTGETCNPWDTTRIVGGSSGGAAALVAARVVPFAHASDGGGSIRIPASTCGVFGLKPSRGQLPAHGPEAPPVDISVQHAVTISVRDSINLFRDTQLDDGTYPPLAPDLKPIGRRLKIGFTTEAPAGTPVAPETKAALENVAKLCTDLGHEIVPWTPPFSGTEFIDHFLLYWAAGAAEFAQQASDFSGKPVGPDIVEPWTLGLTNMFLSRKDEMDETVAWLKNFESVYDTGFADIDVLLTPTTGSPAVKLGEQAPTVDYEILYDRIITFAAFTAPMNVSGAASMSVPLAWTDGGLPVGAMFSGKRGDDQLLFELALELEQARPWAGKVPPVSAF from the coding sequence ATGGCACGAATTACGAGACGGGGCGTCTTGCTGGGTGGCGCAGCAATGGGGGCTCTGGCGGCCTGCGGCCAGACCGGAACCCAGACTGCACCGGAAGCCGCTGTTGGCACCACAGCAACACCGGCCGCAGCGCCTGTCGCGCCGACTTCCTCCGTCCCGGCTGGCTGGATCGACGGCACCGAAATGGCCGCGCGGATCGCAAGCGGCGAAACAACCTCGCTCGCCGAAGTCAACGCCGCCATCGCGCGCACCAATGCCGTGAATGGCAAGCTGAACGCCGTTGCCTCCGAAATCTTCGATATTGCCCGTGCCGAAGCCGGCAACACACCTGCTGGCCCCTTCCAGGGCGTCCCGACCTTCATCAAGGACCTGCACAACTGGAACGGCGCGCAAACCTGGTATGGCAGCCGCGCCTTCAAGGGCTACAACCCCGGCAAGGACGATCCGCTGCCCGCCAAATGGCGCGCCGAAGGCGTGGTCGTGCTGGGCAAGTCCACTTCTCCGGAAATGGGCCTGATGGCGTCCAGCGAGGCGCTGGTGACAGGCGAGACCTGCAACCCATGGGATACAACCCGTATCGTCGGGGGCTCGTCCGGCGGTGCAGCAGCGCTCGTGGCCGCGCGCGTCGTACCGTTTGCCCATGCCAGCGATGGCGGCGGCTCGATCCGTATCCCGGCCAGCACCTGCGGTGTGTTCGGCCTGAAGCCGTCCCGCGGCCAGCTCCCGGCGCATGGCCCCGAAGCTCCGCCGGTGGACATTTCCGTTCAGCATGCCGTCACCATTTCCGTGCGCGACTCGATCAACCTGTTCCGCGACACGCAGCTCGATGACGGCACCTATCCCCCGCTGGCACCGGACCTGAAACCGATTGGCCGACGCCTGAAGATCGGTTTCACAACCGAGGCGCCTGCCGGCACGCCGGTCGCGCCGGAAACGAAAGCGGCGCTGGAAAACGTGGCAAAGCTCTGCACCGATCTGGGTCACGAGATCGTTCCATGGACACCGCCCTTCTCCGGCACCGAATTCATCGACCACTTCCTGCTCTACTGGGCGGCCGGGGCGGCTGAATTCGCCCAGCAGGCGAGCGACTTTTCCGGCAAGCCGGTCGGCCCGGACATTGTCGAACCCTGGACGCTGGGCCTGACCAACATGTTCCTGTCCCGCAAGGATGAGATGGACGAAACCGTCGCCTGGCTGAAGAACTTCGAGTCTGTCTACGATACCGGTTTCGCCGACATCGATGTGCTGCTGACCCCGACGACCGGCAGCCCTGCCGTCAAACTCGGTGAGCAGGCCCCGACGGTAGACTATGAAATCCTGTATGACCGTATCATCACCTTCGCAGCCTTTACGGCCCCGATGAACGTGTCCGGTGCGGCCTCTATGAGTGTGCCGCTGGCATGGACCGATGGGGGCCTGCCGGTCGGCGCCATGTTCTCCGGCAAGCGCGGCGACGACCAGTTGCTGTTCGAACTGGCACTGGAACTGGAGCAAGCCCGTCCGTGGGCCGGCAAAGTTCCTCCGGTCTCGGCCTTCTAA
- a CDS encoding zinc transporter ZntB, translating into MEPGNNDPMIFGFGFDEAGLHTPLTWDDVLEGAHAKYKRVWIHLDRHSAQAQGWLFRKSGLDRVTVQALLQEETRPRAARHGHGYLINLRGPNLNKGADVEDLVTLRMWAAEDVLITVRARPVRSATDVRELVEAGEIDTSTGALVAGIADRLTDRMETVLEDFDDEADRYEDELLDPKAHIDRSVLPEFRRRVLQVRRHIMPQREALSTLVRDGAQSGLFSEQDLLFLRESADRITRLTELVENIRERSTVLYEEAIQNSTEETNQRLFVLAILSAVFLPISFVTGLFGVNLGGIPGSGSPVAFITLVAALSVSVIATLILLRWQRWI; encoded by the coding sequence GTGGAGCCCGGAAACAATGACCCGATGATTTTCGGCTTCGGCTTCGACGAGGCCGGGCTCCACACACCCCTGACCTGGGATGACGTTCTGGAAGGCGCGCATGCGAAATACAAACGCGTCTGGATCCATCTCGACCGGCACTCCGCACAGGCGCAGGGCTGGCTCTTCCGCAAGAGCGGCCTGGACCGCGTGACCGTGCAGGCGCTGCTGCAGGAAGAGACACGCCCGCGCGCCGCGCGTCACGGGCATGGCTATCTTATCAATCTGCGCGGTCCCAACCTCAATAAAGGCGCCGATGTCGAAGATCTCGTCACCCTGCGTATGTGGGCCGCTGAGGACGTCTTGATCACCGTGCGGGCCCGGCCGGTGCGCTCGGCCACCGACGTCCGCGAACTGGTGGAGGCAGGCGAAATCGACACTTCCACCGGAGCTCTGGTCGCCGGCATTGCCGACCGGCTGACCGACCGTATGGAAACCGTGCTGGAAGATTTCGACGACGAAGCCGACCGGTATGAAGACGAATTGCTGGACCCGAAAGCACATATCGACCGGTCCGTGCTGCCGGAATTCCGGCGGCGGGTCCTGCAGGTGCGCCGGCACATCATGCCGCAACGCGAAGCGCTGAGTACGCTGGTGCGGGATGGCGCACAGTCCGGCCTGTTCAGTGAACAGGATCTGCTCTTCCTGCGCGAATCCGCAGACCGGATCACGCGGCTCACAGAACTGGTTGAAAACATCCGGGAACGATCCACTGTCCTGTATGAGGAAGCGATCCAGAACAGTACGGAAGAAACCAATCAACGCCTGTTTGTGCTGGCGATCCTGTCGGCCGTCTTCCTCCCGATCAGTTTTGTCACCGGACTTTTTGGCGTCAATCTGGGCGGGATTCCGGGATCCGGCAGTCCCGTTGCCTTCATTACACTGGTCGCTGCCCTGTCCGTATCCGTCATCGCGACGCTGATCCTATTGCGTTGGCAACGCTGGATTTAA
- a CDS encoding malate dehydrogenase, with the protein MKQPVKVAVTGAAGQIGYALLFRIAAGDMLGPDQPVDLHLLEITPALGALNGVVMELNDCAFPLLNKIVATDDPNVAFKDADFCLLVGAMPRKEGMERKDLLSANGGIFGPQGKAINDHASRDVKVLVVGNPANTNALIAQQNAPDLDPKCFTAMVRLDHNRAMSQLAEKTGTHNTDIKNVVIWGNHSATQYPDIHHATVKGEAAKPMVDDAWYTGTFIPDVQQRGAAIIKARGASSAASAASAAIDHMRSWALGTPEGEWVSMGIPADGSYGIEPGVIYGYPCTCKDGKYEIVQGLEINDFSRGKMDATDAELREERAAVEHLFS; encoded by the coding sequence GTGAAACAGCCTGTCAAAGTTGCCGTCACCGGTGCCGCTGGCCAGATCGGTTACGCCCTCCTCTTCCGCATCGCCGCTGGCGACATGCTCGGACCGGACCAGCCGGTTGACCTTCACCTGCTGGAAATCACCCCGGCTCTCGGCGCCCTGAACGGCGTCGTGATGGAACTGAACGACTGCGCCTTCCCGCTGCTGAACAAGATTGTCGCCACCGACGATCCGAATGTTGCCTTCAAGGATGCGGACTTCTGCCTCCTCGTCGGCGCCATGCCGCGCAAGGAAGGCATGGAGCGCAAGGATCTCCTGTCCGCAAACGGCGGCATCTTCGGCCCGCAGGGCAAGGCGATCAACGACCACGCCTCCCGTGACGTGAAAGTGCTCGTCGTCGGCAACCCGGCCAACACCAACGCGCTCATCGCCCAGCAGAACGCCCCGGACCTCGATCCGAAATGCTTCACCGCCATGGTCCGCCTCGACCATAACCGCGCGATGAGCCAGCTGGCCGAGAAGACCGGCACGCACAACACCGACATCAAGAACGTCGTCATCTGGGGCAACCACTCGGCCACCCAGTATCCGGACATCCACCACGCCACGGTCAAAGGCGAAGCTGCCAAGCCGATGGTCGACGATGCCTGGTACACTGGCACCTTCATCCCGGACGTGCAGCAGCGCGGCGCGGCGATCATCAAGGCCCGCGGTGCTTCCTCGGCTGCTTCGGCTGCTTCGGCCGCCATCGACCACATGCGCAGCTGGGCCCTCGGCACGCCGGAAGGCGAATGGGTGTCCATGGGCATCCCGGCGGATGGTTCCTACGGCATCGAACCGGGCGTGATCTACGGCTATCCGTGCACCTGCAAGGACGGCAAGTACGAGATCGTTCAGGGCCTGGAGATCAACGACTTCTCGCGCGGCAAGATGGACGCCACCGACGCCGAACTGCGTGAAGAACGCGCCGCCGTCGAGCACCTGTTCAGCTAA
- a CDS encoding porin family protein, producing the protein MKLALASLAALAVATPAFAQGDIELGAAYSHFDADSANLDALTARGTYFFNPHVGVEGEASIGIGDDDVGAANVELDNSLAAFGVVQMPVAERVDLFARAGYATSEYNVDVPGVGGASGDDDGFAYGVGGKVFLNEKFGLRADVTRYEGDDTDADVISVGGVMKF; encoded by the coding sequence ATGAAACTTGCACTCGCTTCGCTCGCCGCTCTCGCTGTCGCGACCCCGGCCTTCGCTCAAGGTGACATTGAACTCGGCGCTGCTTATTCGCACTTCGACGCTGACAGTGCCAATCTTGATGCCCTGACCGCACGCGGCACCTATTTCTTCAACCCGCATGTCGGTGTGGAAGGTGAAGCCTCGATCGGCATTGGTGATGACGATGTCGGCGCGGCCAATGTCGAACTCGACAATTCTCTGGCAGCCTTTGGTGTGGTCCAGATGCCGGTTGCCGAACGCGTCGACCTGTTCGCCCGCGCCGGTTACGCCACCAGTGAGTACAATGTCGACGTCCCGGGTGTCGGCGGCGCATCGGGTGACGATGACGGCTTCGCCTATGGCGTTGGCGGCAAGGTCTTCCTGAACGAGAAGTTCGGCCTGCGCGCCGATGTCACCCGTTATGAAGGCGACGACACCGATGCCGACGTGATCTCCGTCGGCGGCGTCATGAAATTCTAA
- a CDS encoding glycine zipper 2TM domain-containing protein, with protein sequence MVKSLLIGGIALSAISAAPLAASAQAYGYGTPYNSACERQNQDNKTAGTVIGAIVGAAAGGAIGNNVGDNDSRWHYNSYGRHGRWGRHGRHGYWDKGNNDGEVVAGALLGAIVGGMAGNAMASNSATPCQTATPYGGSFRADYGAYPYLAQEYSGGAIPQTTQGLYGGPQDLRTHPGRTASPAPVSYPSYPSYPETPAPRAAAPAPQPQGPQPEECRTVWREVTLPDGQVVRDPTTACREGYNGEWEIVGEDDLYGGY encoded by the coding sequence ATGGTGAAGTCTCTTCTGATCGGCGGAATCGCCCTTTCGGCTATCAGCGCTGCGCCCCTGGCGGCGTCGGCGCAGGCCTATGGCTATGGCACGCCCTACAATTCCGCGTGCGAGCGCCAGAACCAGGACAACAAGACAGCCGGAACGGTGATCGGTGCCATTGTCGGCGCCGCAGCCGGCGGCGCCATCGGCAACAATGTCGGCGATAATGACAGCCGCTGGCACTATAACAGCTATGGCCGGCATGGCCGCTGGGGCCGTCATGGCCGCCACGGCTACTGGGACAAGGGCAATAATGACGGCGAAGTCGTCGCCGGGGCCCTGCTCGGCGCAATTGTCGGCGGCATGGCCGGCAATGCGATGGCGTCCAACAGTGCCACGCCCTGCCAGACCGCAACGCCTTATGGCGGCTCGTTCCGCGCGGACTATGGCGCTTACCCCTATCTCGCACAGGAATATTCCGGCGGCGCGATCCCGCAGACCACGCAGGGCCTCTATGGCGGCCCACAGGATCTGCGCACCCATCCGGGCCGCACGGCCTCACCTGCCCCGGTGAGTTACCCGTCCTATCCGAGCTATCCGGAAACGCCTGCCCCGCGCGCCGCTGCACCAGCCCCGCAGCCGCAAGGCCCTCAGCCGGAGGAGTGCCGCACTGTCTGGCGCGAGGTCACCCTGCCGGACGGACAAGTGGTCCGCGACCCGACCACGGCCTGCCGTGAAGGCTATAATGGCGAATGGGAGATCGTCGGCGAAGACGACCTCTACGGCGGCTACTAG
- a CDS encoding outer membrane beta-barrel protein gives MKIVLASLAAIAIASPALADTAADGSNQGFSASVGYSHWDADDGSLGAVTARGRYMFTNYLGAEAEASFGVKDESGYGYSLSIDNSFGGFAVIGAPVTERFDVFGRLGYATTSFDAEYYGYTGSADIDGVAYGVGADYFFTKNVGVRGDFTKYDGGDDIAGEADVFSIAGVIRF, from the coding sequence ATGAAAATCGTTCTTGCCTCGCTTGCTGCAATCGCAATTGCTTCGCCAGCCCTTGCCGATACGGCAGCGGATGGCAGCAATCAGGGCTTTTCTGCTAGCGTTGGCTACTCGCACTGGGATGCGGACGATGGCAGCCTCGGCGCTGTTACGGCACGCGGCCGCTACATGTTCACCAACTATCTTGGTGCTGAAGCGGAAGCCTCGTTCGGTGTGAAGGATGAGTCCGGTTACGGCTACTCACTCTCCATCGACAACTCCTTTGGCGGTTTTGCCGTGATTGGTGCTCCGGTGACAGAGCGTTTCGACGTCTTTGGCCGCCTTGGCTATGCGACCACCAGCTTCGACGCTGAGTACTACGGTTATACCGGTTCGGCCGACATTGACGGCGTCGCTTATGGCGTTGGTGCGGACTATTTCTTCACGAAGAATGTCGGTGTCCGTGGGGACTTCACAAAGTATGACGGTGGTGACGACATCGCCGGAGAAGCCGACGTGTTCTCCATCGCTGGTGTGATCCGCTTCTAA
- a CDS encoding class I SAM-dependent methyltransferase — protein sequence MFDRAALAAGRARYAAAQGMRSAWYAAQMRAAKSRTTGFYRPDDPDFTPTRGKPDMAQLRKAYFDLFLKDRRNVEEGLYPAPRDVRLAHLPNALKSARAFQADVEAVERRRQARDATEVQAELPEGSNRYPDYYRQNFHYQSGGWFTDESAELYDTQVEALFTGTADAMRRAALAEIARELKGRDQRGVSLLDVACGNGRFLKTVMTVWPRLQAAGLDLSPNYTDAAGKRLAPWPQVEVFHEAAEAMPLPDASRDIVVSIFLFHELPPDVRAPVLAEVFRVLKPGGLFVLADSVQFGDYEGIDGVLEYFPHGFHEPYYNSYLAWDVDAAAIGQGFVKERETLAFLTKVTTWRRPA from the coding sequence TTGTTCGACCGTGCCGCCCTTGCCGCAGGACGCGCCCGTTACGCGGCGGCGCAGGGCATGCGCTCGGCCTGGTATGCCGCGCAGATGCGGGCGGCCAAGTCGCGTACGACCGGCTTTTACCGGCCGGACGATCCGGATTTCACTCCCACACGCGGCAAGCCGGACATGGCGCAGCTCCGCAAGGCCTATTTCGACCTGTTCCTGAAAGACCGCCGCAATGTGGAGGAGGGGCTCTATCCGGCGCCGCGCGATGTCCGGCTGGCGCACCTTCCCAACGCCTTGAAGTCCGCCCGGGCATTTCAGGCCGATGTCGAAGCCGTCGAGCGGCGGCGCCAGGCCCGCGATGCCACCGAAGTTCAGGCAGAGCTGCCGGAAGGCTCCAACCGCTATCCGGACTATTACCGCCAGAATTTCCATTACCAGTCCGGCGGCTGGTTCACCGATGAGAGCGCCGAGCTTTACGACACGCAGGTCGAGGCCCTGTTCACCGGCACGGCGGACGCGATGCGCCGCGCCGCGCTGGCGGAGATCGCACGAGAGCTGAAAGGCCGGGACCAGCGCGGCGTATCCCTGCTGGATGTGGCTTGCGGCAATGGGCGGTTCCTGAAGACGGTGATGACTGTCTGGCCGCGCCTGCAGGCTGCCGGGCTTGATCTGTCCCCGAACTATACAGATGCGGCGGGCAAGCGCCTTGCACCCTGGCCGCAGGTTGAGGTGTTCCACGAAGCGGCCGAGGCAATGCCGCTGCCGGATGCCTCGCGCGACATCGTGGTCTCCATCTTCCTGTTCCATGAATTGCCGCCGGACGTGCGCGCGCCCGTGCTGGCGGAAGTGTTCCGTGTGCTGAAGCCGGGTGGCCTGTTCGTTCTGGCCGACAGCGTTCAGTTCGGCGACTATGAGGGCATTGACGGCGTGCTGGAATATTTCCCGCATGGTTTCCATGAGCCTTATTACAATTCCTACCTCGCCTGGGATGTGGATGCCGCTGCCATCGGGCAGGGCTTTGTCAAAGAGCGCGAAACCCTGGCCTTCCTGACGAAAGTCACCACCTGGCGGCGGCCTGCCTGA
- the aroC gene encoding chorismate synthase, with amino-acid sequence MSHNTFGHLFRVTTWGESHGPALGCVVDGCPPGLPLDEAFIQQFLDKRRPGTSRFVTQRQEPDAVKILSGVFEDDRTGGPVTTGTPISLMIENTDQRSKDYGEIRDRYRPGHADYPYDAKYGVRDYRGGGRSSARETAARVAAGAVARRALGDGIVIRGAVVQIGPHAINRENWNWDIVEGNPFWCPDADMVPKWEDFLDATRKAGSSTGAIVEVQASGVPAGWGAPIYGKLDGDLAGAMMSINAVKGVEVGAGFGAASLSGEENADQMRAGNDGPLFLSNNNGGVAGGISTGQDLIVRIAIKPTSSILNEVQSVTRDGENVDVRTKGRHDPCVGIRAVPVAEAMMACVLADQKLRHRGQTGR; translated from the coding sequence ATGTCACACAACACGTTCGGCCACCTCTTCCGCGTGACGACCTGGGGCGAAAGCCACGGGCCGGCCCTCGGGTGCGTGGTCGATGGCTGCCCGCCCGGCCTGCCGCTGGATGAAGCCTTCATCCAGCAATTCCTGGACAAACGCCGCCCCGGCACCTCGCGCTTCGTCACGCAGCGCCAGGAACCGGACGCTGTGAAAATCCTCTCCGGTGTGTTCGAGGATGACCGGACGGGTGGCCCCGTCACCACGGGCACGCCGATCTCGCTGATGATCGAGAACACCGACCAGCGTTCCAAGGACTATGGCGAGATCCGCGACCGCTACCGGCCCGGCCATGCCGACTATCCCTATGACGCCAAATATGGCGTGCGGGACTATCGCGGCGGCGGACGCTCTTCCGCCCGCGAGACGGCTGCGCGCGTTGCAGCTGGCGCTGTGGCCCGGCGCGCACTGGGCGACGGCATCGTGATCCGCGGCGCGGTGGTCCAGATCGGCCCGCATGCCATCAATCGCGAAAACTGGAATTGGGACATTGTCGAGGGCAATCCCTTCTGGTGCCCGGACGCCGACATGGTGCCCAAATGGGAAGACTTCCTGGATGCCACCCGCAAGGCGGGCAGCTCCACCGGCGCCATCGTGGAAGTGCAGGCCAGCGGCGTGCCCGCCGGCTGGGGCGCGCCCATCTATGGGAAACTGGATGGAGACCTCGCCGGTGCGATGATGAGCATCAATGCGGTCAAAGGCGTTGAAGTCGGCGCAGGCTTTGGCGCTGCCAGCCTCTCCGGCGAAGAAAACGCTGACCAGATGCGCGCGGGCAATGACGGCCCCCTCTTCCTGTCGAACAATAATGGCGGCGTGGCCGGAGGCATCTCCACCGGACAGGACCTGATCGTGCGCATCGCCATCAAGCCGACCTCATCCATCCTGAACGAAGTCCAGTCCGTCACCCGCGACGGCGAGAATGTGGACGTGCGCACCAAAGGCCGCCACGACCCCTGCGTCGGCATCCGCGCCGTGCCCGTGGCCGAAGCCATGATGGCCTGCGTGCTGGCCGACCAGAAACTGCGCCATCGCGGCCAGACGGGGCGCTGA
- a CDS encoding aminoglycoside phosphotransferase family protein, whose amino-acid sequence MTAGSPAAEVDITEGLIRDLLRAQHPDLAGLPVRFAGEGWDNVVVRLGDDLVLRLPRRNVADQLLRNEQRWLPELAPLLPLPVPVPLRTGVPGEGYPYVWSVLRWIEGETADLAPPEASEAPVLAGFLKALHRPAPDEAPSSDVRGCPLSNKLEDIERRMAVLAEETHAITPAIRQAWRAGLAAPIDLPRLWVAGDVHARNVLVRNGEFAAFIDWGDLCAGDPASDLASIWGLFESADARRAAIDTYGMSDATLARARGWAVMYGVLLLETGRRDHPAHAKMGADTLRRLTEDLT is encoded by the coding sequence ATGACCGCAGGATCACCGGCCGCCGAGGTCGACATCACCGAAGGCCTGATCCGCGATCTGCTGCGGGCACAACACCCCGACCTCGCGGGACTGCCAGTCAGGTTCGCCGGGGAAGGGTGGGACAATGTGGTGGTGCGCCTCGGCGACGATCTCGTTCTGCGCCTGCCGCGCCGGAATGTGGCGGACCAACTGCTGCGCAATGAGCAACGCTGGCTGCCGGAGCTGGCACCGCTTTTGCCGCTGCCTGTCCCGGTCCCGCTGCGGACCGGCGTTCCGGGAGAGGGCTACCCCTATGTCTGGAGCGTGTTGCGCTGGATCGAGGGAGAGACGGCAGACCTTGCCCCGCCGGAGGCCTCTGAAGCACCGGTGCTGGCAGGCTTTCTGAAGGCCTTGCACCGGCCGGCCCCGGACGAGGCACCTTCCAGCGATGTGCGTGGCTGCCCGCTGAGCAACAAGCTTGAGGACATAGAGCGGCGCATGGCTGTACTCGCTGAGGAAACGCATGCGATCACACCGGCGATCCGGCAGGCGTGGCGCGCGGGGCTTGCCGCGCCGATCGACCTGCCACGCCTTTGGGTGGCGGGTGATGTACACGCCCGAAATGTCCTTGTGCGGAATGGAGAGTTCGCCGCGTTCATCGATTGGGGAGATCTCTGCGCGGGCGATCCGGCGAGTGACTTGGCTTCGATCTGGGGCCTGTTCGAATCTGCCGATGCCCGGCGCGCGGCAATCGACACCTATGGCATGAGCGACGCGACACTCGCCCGTGCGCGTGGCTGGGCCGTCATGTATGGGGTCCTCCTGCTGGAGACGGGCCGGCGCGATCATCCTGCCCACGCGAAGATGGGCGCCGACACCCTCCGCAGATTAACCGAAGACCTTACCTGA